The DNA segment tttttgcttCACTAGATGTCGGATCTAACGGCTGGAAGAAAGCATTGTTACTCTGAGGACAGTTGTTATGACAGACACAGGTGTTGATCAACATCACTGGCTTTTTTAGGACTTTGCCCTGAAGACAGCGGAACTCAACTTGAATTGTTTTGGTGTTGTGTGGGGTACAGCATCGCCCGTCATTGCAGAGGCCACAGTAACGAGGTTTGTATGCCTGCACACTAGTGCAGTTACTGTATTCAAAGCGAACGGCTTTCAAAGACTTCTTTGTTCGgatacatttctttcctttctaaaagAAATACGAGGACACATTAGATGTATCATTGCATAAGACAGATATCAGTTAAAAAGTGACATGCAAGGATACAGGTCTACTCTGAAAACTGGAATTTGTCTTTGCTCATTCAACAGTGTTAAGACTCTACATCTACTTCAGTAGCTACTTACAGGTAACTCCTACAAGATCTGTCCTTTCACACCAGTGTGTTATTGGGCCAGtaataaatgataaataatTAAAGCCCACTCTTATCATCTGAGACAAGCCAAACCAACATTCATTATCAAACTATACTCCACTGGAAAACTCAGGCTAGTGTAGTTCCATCAGAGAACCAGGAAGCCAAATGAGCAAGTTACAGGACTAGATTCAGGGGAAAACAAGAGAGCTAAAACGAACCTCAAAATAGCCCATTCTTGTGACCCAAGGCAGGATGAGCTTTATCCATGTTATTCTTAACAGATGGTTGTCTAACTTGTCCCTGGAAGTCTTCAGTGACAAGAGACTCCATGTCTGCCCCAGACAATCCTAACAATTCACTGTTCTTACTGCTTGGAAGGTTTTCACTCATGTCTTAATTTTTATGCATTCTAAACTCACCCTTTCTTGTATCTCCCACAGACCGAACAGGCTGCAATATCTGAACACAGTTATGAGAACATATCTCCGTTCTCTTGCATTCAGAAAAAGTTCAGTTCAATCTATTCTCCCCTAGCTGAACATGTTGAACATGTCTTCTAGACCTCTGATCATTCTTGTTAGTTTCCTCAACTGTTCCCAAATGTTTTATatccttttcaaaacacaatAGTTAAAACCCCACAGTATATTCAGCAAAGGCTTTAGCAATGCTTTCCGACGCTCAGAACATTACATGAAGTGATAGCCCTCTCACCTAGCTACATGTTATTCTCCCTGACAGTAACACTTGCATGATgtgtaaaagcagcaaaaaagtcAGCTCCCCAAGATACACATTTATTGCCATGAAGTGTCAGTGTCGgatttgcttttggaaaaagcatcataaatgtaaacataaaataagGTTTAATTTACCCAAGAAGATTTTGCAGGATTTCACACATTCCTCTGCAGTTCCAGATGCCCAACAGACTAGAAGTCTGACATATCCATGCATGACTGGAGCAACTCTGAAGTATACATGCAGCTAGTACAATTGCATTTGTGGGAGAAGTTAGCCTGCATGAGTTGCCAAGATAGTCTGCACGTGCAATACATCTGGTCTCTTTGGGACGACTCAGATTATCATAGAAtagttggggttggaagggacctttaaaggtcatctggtccaaccacCCTGTGATGTGATTACAACTAGATCACGTTGCTCAGAaccccgtccaacctgaccttgcATGGGGCATCTACCGCCATTCTGGGCAACCTGTTAgagtgtttcaccaccctcattgaaaaaaaaaaatatcttccttgtatctagtctgaatctaccctctttattttaaaatgattacCCCTTTTCCTTGCCCTTTTGTAGGGCAACaggtctgtccccatctttcttataagcctcCTTTAGGTACTGAAAACCTGCAATAAGATCTCCCTGGAGCCTtatcttctccaggctgaagaaccccaagtctcccagcctgtcttcacaggagaggtgctccagccctctggtcatcttcacaaccctcctctggacccgctccaacaggtccacgtCCTTCTTACATTGGAGGCCCtggagctggatgcagtacttcAGGTGGGGTCTCGCtagagcagagtagaggggtagaatcatctcccttgacctgctggagggGCAGCACATGCCAAGTCTAACGCTTACAAAAAATGCTGGGCTTGCTGCACATATGCTAAAAGGTGCATTTATGTACATTTGCATCTGGAGCATTCTAGACCATAATATTGCAACCTTGGAATTACAGCTAAAGAGACTCTGCTCTCTTGCCATTCTTTGCAGCATACCTTATCAGATGCCTCTTCATTTTCACAGGGTCTTATCATGCAGAGCCGTGTCTGCTTCACCATCTCACACTGTTCATTTCTGTTGGTAACACGGGTGGAAAAACCCATTCCACAGCTTTTGGAACAAGCACTCCATTCTGTTGTCTGCTCAATACAATTGGCACTTGAATCCAACACATCGATCCCAAGTGTGGCCTCTTGCCTGTAGGCTGGAgacaaaaccccacagaacTTTATTACAAGAAAACCTCATGCAAAAAGCCAGTATCTAAATAAAAGCTCTGCCATATCTGGGAAGGAACACATAAGACAAGAGAAGGTCCAAAATACATGCTTTTGACAGGATttaggaattttaaaagttgcCTTTTTATGAGCTCCCTACATCTAAAACCAGAAAGGTGCCTATCAGTGTAATCAGCAAAGCATTTAGATTTGGTTCACTCAAGTCCACAGCTGGAAGAATTATTGCCAATTTTTCAGCCAGTTTAGAACTCGGAACGACTCTTTATTCTCCACTCTTTACAATGGAAATACATCACAAATCTGTTTTAAAGATATGTCATGGAAGTATTTGTATTAGATATGACTCGAGAGAGGCTGAATGTTTTATCTAAACTAATAAACAGCATGGAAGTAAAGGCCTTTACCCTGAGAGTCATAAAGTCACCCAATCTTGTCAATTATTGACAGATTAAGGCCAGTGTgatggtggggagggaggaagtaAACGATTTCCAGGAGTTATCACAGCTACTCAAAGCTATAGGCAACTCTGATCGTTGTCCTGCCCCCATGGCAGTGTTAAGCTGTATTATGCAAATATTGTAAAGTGTAGCGTTTGGTTTCACCGTTATCACAGGAGTAAACAGAATGAGGCAACACGACTGAGCTGTCAATCACAGCTCTTGCTGTTAACCTCCTTTACAAcagcatttctgccttttaCATGGTAAAGCTCCAAAAAGGTGGCCTCCAAAGAAGGATGGCCATTGCTAGAAAGAATGCAAATAATCCATCTGTAGGCATTTTACGGATTAGCCCGTCAATGCCAGACaaatcaaagaaaaggaaaagacagtaGAAAGGTGGCAAGCTTTTTGTTTAGACTTTATGTGCCTTAGAACTGACACTTCATAGCACTCTGAAAAGCTGTTAGGGCTTTTCTTCCTGGATCCTTCCTtacttgtttttcaaatggATTAGCTGAGTTTCAGCATAACTAACTGCTTAAGACCACAAAGAGCAGTGACTGGAAGAGAATGCAGTGTCCTCAACTCTCTGTAAAAGTAGCTTATGAAAATTCATGTTGAACTACTAGACTAATTTAAAGGGGATGGAGACATAATTCCCTAAGAAACAGGGGGAAAATATTACGTATTTTGTTTCAATCACAAAAGCACTTTATGAGTTCTGCTTTTGGAAtgggatgtatttttttcagatccaCGCACTGTGTTTATAACCACTCTTCTCCAAGTACTTTGTAATGCTTTTAATGCCAATAATAATGATGAGAGCTCGAGTACAGACAGGCAGGAATTTGTTGGCATTTTAGCTACCATACCGACCACTTTGTAATAGCAGGGGAATttaggggggggaaaaaaagtctcttgTAGACTAAGCTGTTAGATAGTATTTATGATGTAATGTGTTCTTGCAGAGCAACTAGCAGGACTGCAGCTTTgattttggtggtggtggggaaacGTTTGGAGGCTTGCCCCTGGTTTACCCCACTCACAGAACTACCCTGTACCAGATAAAGAGCAAGTTCAGATTTGGGAACCATCTCAAGTTAACTGCCTTTGAATTCATCCTTTgaatatcttttcttttaccTGTTGAGCTCTGCCTTTACTCACAACCACTGGTATACTTACTAGTGACtctaaatgaggaaaaaaatgaccaaACAAACAAGCGTGTCTTAAATTTGGCAACCTCATGGGTATTTCCAGTATGGTATCACCTCCTCCTCACACTGACTGTGCTAATTAGTTTTAGTTTCCTCACCAGCCATAGCAAAACCTCCCAAAATCACTTCATCTGTCGGGTCGCAGATCCACTTCTCACAGCACTCTCCAGGGACTTCAATTTTCCTGGGGAAAGGGCAGTCGGGGCCGGGGAGCAGCAGGTCCAGGTTGCAGCGGGGCAGGCAGCCGATCTGTCCGTCTCGGCAGGTGCACTGGTActtgcagctgggctggaacGTCTCCCCGTTGCGATAAATCATCCCGTCGAACACGCAGTTGTCTCCCTCCAGCACTAGCGGGAAAAGCGGAGGCGATTTCCCTGAGGCAGAGGGCACCCGGCGCCCGCTCCCGACGCGCCGCGGCAGGCGGCCCTGCCGGCCCTGGGCGGCCGCTCCCCGCACCCCGCACCCCGCccgcggcagccccggcccgcAGCCCTGGTGCCCCGACGCGTCCCCTGAGGGAAGGGGGCGCGCAGCCGGGCAGCGGCACCCCGGGGCACCGCGGCGGGCCCCCAGAGtctccccgccgccccggggagGGCGCCGGCCTCGCAgccccggcggccgcggcccccgcccccccgccgccagcctACCCATGCAGAtgccggcggccccgccgccgtcCTCGGGGCCGCGGTCGCAGTAGAGGCCGCTGCTCTCGTCGCAGGGCAGCAGCGGGGAGCAGCTCTCGCCGCGCTGCCGGGCGCAcaccaggcagcaggagcagccgtCCAGCACGGCGGGCACCCCCGGAGCGCAGCGCGGCGGCTCGGccgggcagcgcccgccgcAGGGCCGGGGACACGCCGGCTCGCGGCCGCTCACCTGCGGGGACAAAACGGCCCGGAGGGCCGGGTCACGGGAgggccggcccggccgccggctCCCCCTacccgccggccccgccgggcgcccCACACTTGCCTCGCTCagccggaggaggaggaggaggaggagcagggctggcaggccctgcccgccgcccgtCGCCATGGtcccggccgccgcctccccgccgcaCCGCTCGGCTCTGCCGGCAGAGCCATTGCAGCCGCTTATATAGAGGCCGTCGGggaccccccccctccaccGCCGCCCCCCCGTCCCGCGGCGGGCAGAGCGGGCCGGAGGCGGGGAGCTggagccgggccgggcgctgcgCGCCCCCTGCTCCTCCCGCCACCTGCTCCGGCGGCGCCGAGCCGCTGCTccagccccgccgggcccgcACGGCCCGCCCAGCCCGCTCCGGGCGGGAGCCCGCACCCGGGGGCGTTCCCTGGTGAGGGGGCCGGAGCCCCGCGGGCCCCGGGCCAGGGCTGCCAACTTCAACCCGCCACTGCGCCCCCCATAACCAGCCCTGTTCGCGTCTCCCACGTGAGCTGTGCTGCCGGTAGTAGATTGTAGGGAAGCCTCTGCTGTTGGGGGGCTACGCCGTGGTCTCTGTCACAACCGATATGGCTGGGCAGCGCTCGGTGGCTGCGACCTGCTCCCAGAGCACAAGCTCCTCTCAGGGCTACACGGCTTCTGGCCCTGGTGTGAGGCCTCGAGCTTTGTGGGCACTACAGAGATGGCAAATGGACCCTGTGAAGACAAGGAGCTGTGGGGGTGATGTGCGCTCCCCAGTAAACTCTTCGGTTTCAGGTCACGGGCACTGTTTGTCACCAGAGGGGTTTGAGTATATCGGCTGGTGGGAGACAGCAGTTGTCCAGGGAGCCCTCCATGTTCTGTGCAACACGATGAGTTGGAGCGGTAACAGGCTCCCCAGTGCCCGCCTGACGTGTGCAGCCGTGGGAGATGCAGAGCCGACGTGTCAGGCCTCAGGAATGCTTGGGAGAAGTAGCTCcagtgctctgtgctgtgcagttATTTTAGTGCATGCAGAACAGATTCAGGCCAAGCGTAAGGGAGGCTAAATCTGTTAACGGGTTTTGCTTGTCAGGAATTGCCTTCTGCCCAAGGCAGGCCTTCTTGGGTCTTGCTGGCGTGCAGATATTCTCTACCTCTGGTTGTCTGGGGCAGATAATATGCACTGGATTCTGTTGTGGCttgttaaagagaaaatatttgaaaaataaacaaaagttgTAGACAGACTAGTGAAAACAAGAGGTCTTTTAAGCTTAAGACATGACACAAGTGGTACTCATGAATTTACAAAGCTGCTATAGCTCTATGCCAAAGCAATACTCAGCACAAAAACAGAAATCGCCAGATACAAGTTTTGTTTTGGACAAAAGTCACCATTCCTTTCTTGATGCTGTGTGGCAACAGCGGGGTTTCTGGAGAAGCCTGTCGTTCTGGGGAAAGCAGACTTCACTGGTGCAGAAACACATAATCTCTTGTCACATATTggccttttgttttctccttagCAAGACAGCGGGACCAGACAAGGGGAACACTGGGTTGCTCAAACCTTATTAGCAGTTTGGACATGGGTTTGTGGTTATTTCAGTCATCCACTACCTTACAAATGATTTCACCTTCCtcatctccatttttttttttctccccttgctgCTTTGCCTCTTGCCTCTGGTTTAGGCAGTCAGCACAAAGCTGGTTTTTACTGTACCTTGCTTATGAACAGAATGACCAATGCTCTTGGCCAGGCATGAACGTTTGCTGTTCCTATAGCTACACAGAGAAGCATGGCTGTTGTTACAGTTTTCCCAGAAGCAGGTCTGTAAACCAGAGAGGCACATAGAAGATCTGTTTTTGTCTGTCCCTCTGTATGTGAATCTGATGAGGTTTTCAGTACTGATAATCATTCACAGCCACTGAAAATTACCTTAGCATACCACTCCTACATGTCTTCTGGTCTACAAAAAAAGGTTTTACCACATAAAACTGCACAGAGaatcaaagaaatgaaaataatatttgccAGTGtacttaatttgaaaaaaacccaaaacccaccaacttttaattgcatttaataaatttattaagGCCCCTTTGTTTATAAAATaccagttttgaaaataaggtGATAGGACCAAATACCTTTTCCCAGACATTTCATTCCCTCCAAAGAGTGCGTAATTTGGAGTCCACTGGAACTACCAGTTCTAGGATACTGTTTCACCTTCCTAAAAGTGAAAGTTTTTGTTTGTACTTGTTTCACAACGTTTTTGAGTGACATACTTTTTCTTACCATATGAAAGTACCCTTTATTACTCCTCACAGAATAAAGAACGATCAGCTGGAGAAATTTCATGGTGGCTCAGCTGGCAATGAAGAGCTTTTATTGATGATATAAAATTAGTAggtacaaataaatattttagattctctgggtttgcttttttaaaggagtGACTTAATATTTGGGCCACCGCCTTGGCTCTAGATGTTGCAAAGAGTAATCCCTCCTAATATGTAAAGAAATTAACCTCTGCTCTTCACTCTGCAGGGAGACACAGTCAGAAAATAGTGTAGAGAGGCGTAAATTCGGGAACAGAgtccagcagcagagcagattAAGAATATACTTAA comes from the Falco rusticolus isolate bFalRus1 chromosome 3, bFalRus1.pri, whole genome shotgun sequence genome and includes:
- the CCN3 gene encoding CCN family member 3; its protein translation is MATGGGQGLPALLLLLLLLRLSEASVGRPAGPAGRGSRRPGRPSRDPALRAVLSPQVSGREPACPRPCGGRCPAEPPRCAPGVPAVLDGCSCCLVCARQRGESCSPLLPCDESSGLYCDRGPEDGGGAAGICMVLEGDNCVFDGMIYRNGETFQPSCKYQCTCRDGQIGCLPRCNLDLLLPGPDCPFPRKIEVPGECCEKWICDPTDEVILGGFAMAAYRQEATLGIDVLDSSANCIEQTTEWSACSKSCGMGFSTRVTNRNEQCEMVKQTRLCMIRPCENEEASDKKGKKCIRTKKSLKAVRFEYSNCTSVQAYKPRYCGLCNDGRCCTPHNTKTIQVEFRCLQGKVLKKPVMLINTCVCHNNCPQSNNAFFQPLDPTSSEAKI